In Bacteroidota bacterium, the genomic stretch CCGGTCAGGATGCTGAATTAGATGCCTGCCGGAATATAGTCCGGGGAAAACAGGCAATGACCGTATTTAAACCTTTCAGAACACAGGTTAATGCTGCTGCATCCCTGGCAATGAAATGCGCACAGAATAAGGAAATTTCAGAAGCAGCATCAACTATCAATAACGGAAAAGCCAATGTCCCTGCAATTTTGCTGGAACCAATTGCTGTGGATAAAAACAATATCAGAAATACCATAATTGCTGATAAATATTATACGGAAGCTGAGATTTATCAATAGATGTAATTCCTGAATATTACTTAATTTAGCTGATAACCGTCAGAACAAGTTGACGGTTTCCTCCATGGTTTCTGAATTCGCACAAATAAATTCCCTGCCAGATTCCTAAATTTAAACGGTGATTTGAAACAGGGATATTAATGGATTGGCCAAAGATTGAGGATTTTAAATGTGCCGGCATATCATCGCTCCCTTCAAGGGTATGGGAGAAAAAAGAAGTATATTCCGGTATCATCTGGTTTGTAAAAGATTCAAAGTCAGTTCTTACAGAAGGATCGGCATTCTCATTAATTGCCAAGGCTGCAGAGGTATGTTTGATAAATATATTTAACAGGCCCTGTTCGGGAAGTTCTTCCAGCGTTTTTTCAATACTGTCCGTGATTAAATGAAATCCACGCCTGTATTCGGGAAGGGTGAGTCCGTACTGCTTTGTCATTCCTTTGTTTTTTTAATTTGTTTATATTTCAAAATGAAACTATTTGATTTCTTTGCAAAGTTAACTATGTTTATGTGGATATTAAATTGAATTTAAAACTGAATTTATTAACTATTTAAAACAGTCAGCAGATTTAGGGCAGTGCTGGAAGCCTGTGAGATTGAAAAATCATCTGCTAACAAAATAATATTTATGAAAATAAATCTTTGAATTAACAATAAAATAACACCTTGTCTTGTTTTTTTAAAATAGGGTCAATTGTTTTTTTTTGAATGTCTGCATTTAAACATATTTTATTGATTGTTGTTCTGGCGGTTTTCCGCGTGAATGTTGGCTATGGCCAGCATACGGCATTGATCTTTGGGACTATCACAGATATTAATCATCAACCCCTGTCATCTGTTACTGTTAAAATTGAAGGAGAAATAGCAGGTACAACAACTGACAGAAACGGGAGTTTCCGGTTGTTGGTTCCAGATTTGCGGCCTGTGATAGTGGTGTTTTCATGTGTAGGGTACAGGACCGAAAAATTAAAGCTATTTCTTAATCCTAATTCCCGTTTGATGCTTAATTTTTCATTGAGTGTGGCGGAGAAAACTCTAGATGAAGTGCTGATTTCCGGACATAATGACCCGGCCGGCAATTGGGTAAGAGTCGGTACCAAGTCATTCGATCTTATTCCCAATCCTAGCGGAAATATAGAGGAATTATTGAAGACGATGCCGGGTGTTGCCTCAAACAACGAATTAAGTTCACAATATTCAGTTCGTGGAGGTAATTTTGATGAAAATCTTGTTTATGTGAATGATGTAGAGGTCTACCGGCCTTACCTGGTACATTCGGGTCAGCAGGAAGGGTTGAGTTTCGTCAATTCGGATATGGTTTCGTCGGTTAAATTCTCTGCCGGCGGTTTTGATGCCAGTTATGGAGATAAAATGTCTTCGGTTCTGGATGTAAATTATAAAAGGCCTACAGCCTTTGGAGGTTCCGTACTGGCAGGGTTGCTTGGAGGAGCCGTGCATCTGGAGGGATTGACAAAAAACAACAGATTATCCTACAATATAGGACTGAGGTATAAATCCAATCAATACCTTTTGAATAGCCTTCCTGTACAGGGGGATTATAAACCTTCTTTTTCAGATTTTCAGACATTTTTAACCTATAGGTTTTCCAGATCTTTTAATCTTGAATTTTTAGGAAATTATTCTGGAAATACTTATCATTTTATCCCTCAGTCCAGAAATACAACTTTTGGTACCTATTTAAATCCCCTGAACCTCAAAATGTACTATGATGGACAGGAAATAGACAATTATAATCTGGCCATGGGTGCCCTAACTGCAAATTATCATCCTGACAAAAGAATTTTTCTGAAATTTATTCTCTCTGCAAATTCTTCGAATGAAAAAGAGTCCTATGATGTCCAGGCTCAATATTGGTTGAATGAGCTGGATAATACTTCAGGTTCTATTACTTATGGCGACAGTACGATGAACCTCGGAATGGGATCATTTCTCACTCATGCCCGTAACCGTTTTAATTTGCATTTCCTGTCTTTTTCTCAATTGGGAAGTTTCGGGAGAAGCGGGAATATGATCAAATGGGGATTCAGATGTCAATCGGAGCGGGTAAATGATAAAATGAATGAGTGGGAAATGGTTGATTCTGCGGGTTATTCGTTACCTTATGACGGGAATTTGCTGGTACTGGAAAGGTCGGTGAAGGCTGATAATACTTATCATACAATCCGAACGTCAGGGTATGTTCTTCATAATCTGTGGCTTAAGGTTGGAGATGCAAAAATTGTGACCAACATCGGATTAAGGGCATCCTACTGGGATTTTAATCATGAATTTTTGCTTTCGCCCCGTGCAGCAATAAGTATCGTTCCAAAATGGGAGAGACAAGTATTATTCCGCTTTTCTTCCGGTTGTTATTTCCAGCCTCCATATTACAGGGAATTAAGAAACCGGAATGGTGAGGTGAATTATAACATTAAAGCTCAAAGGTCCGTTCATTTCTTAGCCGGTTGTGATTATTATTTAAAAATAAACGAACGTCCCTTTATTCTGACTGCTGAAGCTTATTATAAAAAGCTGAGTATGCTAATTCCTTATACGACAGATAATTTGCGTACAGAGTACAGTGCCTTAAACAATGCTACAGGTTATACCACTGGCTTGGATTTGCGTTTGTACGGGGAATTTGTTGAAGGGGTCGAATCCTGGGCCAGCCTTTCGCTGATGCGGTCTATGGAAGACATCAAAGGTGATTATTATATGGATGCTACGGGACATAAAGTAGATATTGGAAGTTACCCGCGCCCTACAGATCAATTATTGAATTTGAGTATGTTTTTTCAGGACTATCTGCCGGATAATCCTTCTTTTAAAGTATTCCTTACACTATTTTTCGGATCCCCTCTTCCTTCGACCAATCCTACCTCTGACCGCTACGATCAGATATTCCGCATGCCCTCTTATAAAAGAGTGGATATAGGTTTTTCAAAGATGGTTACTGATGAAAATAGCCGGAACAAAGGAATAACCCTGTTTAAAGCAATTAAAAGTATTTGGTTGAGCGCCGAAATATTTAACCTGTTGGGGGTTAACAATACGGTTTCCAACATGTGGATAAAGGCCGTTTCAAATCAACAGGGTATTTCGGGTGAATATGCCGTTCCAAACTATTTAACTTCCAGGCGCCTCAATTTAAAAGTTCAAATCAAATTCTAATCTTCCATTTCATAGGCAAAACCTATGAAACCTCCGTTTACCACTTTATTGTTGAATAAGTAATGTTTGAACTGCCATTTTTTGTTCTCTTTTAATCCGGTTGAGTTAAAGGTGATACAAACATCTTCGCCGTTGCTATTGTGTATTTGGTCTGCAGATTGCGGGTAGATCTCGAAAATATTTTTGCCCAGTATATCTTTTTCTGTCAGGGACATTCGTGTAAGTCCGGCCCCTCTAAATTCTACGAATTTTCCTTGTGGATCGACTTCATAAAAGATAAGCGGTATATTTTTGCTGAGTAAATCCACCATTTTTTTCTGTTGCTCAGCCAAAAGTTCCATTTTCATCAGTTTGGTAATATTCCGTGAAATGCCGAAAGTACCAACTGTATCATTTTTCTCGTTAAGCAAGGGCATTTTGGTCGTTGAAACCCAGGAAAGGGAACCGTCAGTCCATGTTTCTTTTTCGATGACGTCAATCAAGGGTTTCCCGGTTTTTATGATCTTTTGTTCATCATCATAAGCCCGCTGTGCATGCTCTTTAGCGAAGAAGTCAAAATCAGATTTGCCAATCAGAATATTGGGATTTTCAGTATTGAATTTGTCCATCATTGCCTTGGAAACAAGAATAAACCGGCTCATCTCATCCTTAAAATAAATACTGTCGGGGATATTGTTCATCAAGGCATCCATCAAATATTTTTCTTTGTTGAGCTCATTTTGTGCTTTGACCAGTACTTCGTTTTTCCTGGAAAGTTCGATTTCCATATTTTTTATTTCGGTCACATCTATCTGGATACTGAGAATTCCGTTTTGTTTCAGATTGGCAATATAGAATGGCATTCTGGTAGTCTGCATAAAATGAACCGTTCCGTCCTGGTTTTTTTCTTCCTGTAAATAAAATTGAGGGCCTTTTTCGAGAATTTCCCTGTCCTTTTCAAAGTACTTCGTTGCTATTTCCTGAGGATAGATATCGAAATTGTTTTTACCTATAAGGGCATCCACCTTTTTATTAAATACCTTGGCAAAGGCTGAATTGAGGATAACCAGTTTCCCGCTTGCATCTTTCAGGACGATACGTCCGGGGATTTTATCTATGATGTCGAACAACAGCTTGCGGTTTTCTTCCATAGCCTGCATCATTGACTTTGTTTTTTCATTCTCCTCTTTTTTTATCCTGTCCATTTCCTCCTGTGTCGACTGCAGTTCTTCAAGATTTTGCCTGAGTTCTTCTTCCTGGGCAGTCATTTCTTCAGTTTGTTGCTGGAATTTGGCCAGAAGGATTTGGGTATTGGTGTTGATTTTGACATTTGAAAGAGTGGAAGCAATGTTTTCGCCTAACTTCTCAATGAACTGAACCTGATAGGGTTCCATTGCAATGAACGAGGCGATTTCGATAACCCCGAATACTTTCTTGTCTACTTTTAAAGGGACTAAAAGTAAACATCTTGGATTATCGCCACCTAATCCTGAAGTGATTTCGATATAATCCTCCGGAATTTCTGTCAGGTAAATGGTTTCCGCTTCCTGAACACATCTCCCGATAAGCCCTTCTCCAAGTTCAATACGTTTCTGGTGATACTTTTCCCGGTCATAGGCCAAACAGGCCGTCATTTCAATAAATATATCATTAGGCTCATTGTCATTTATAATGAATAGTCCCCCCTGGTTGGCTTTCAGGTATTTTACCAGATTTTCTATGAGGTCAAAGGAAAGAACCTTTAATTTATCATTGTTTTGGCGTAGAATTTCACTGAATTTGGCAATTCCATTGTTCGCCCAGTTGCGTTTTTGATCCTCGTTGATTCTTTCCTGTTCATGTTTTTGAGCTTCCAGTAAATTGTCCCTCATCTCAAGGAGCGAGGTTCCCAAAGCATCTTTCTCACTCAAAAGCTCATATCGAAATTTAAAATTTCCTTTTCCAATCTCCTTGGCAAATTGCGTAGTGTTGTTTAAACCTTCATGCAGTTTATACACCGACGTTTCAATTTCAGCAAGTATATCATTTTGATGAGTTTTGAGAGGTGAGGGGGTGAAGTCTATATCCCCCAGTGACATCTTTTTTAGAACCAAAGTGATTCTTCCCAATGTTTTGGTTATGTATTCGCTTATGTTCCAGGCAAACAGGATTAGTATGATTAAACCGGCCAAACCAATTAACAGGGTCTGGTTAAAAGCTTTGAATGTTTCTGCTTTTACGGTTTTTTGGGGAATGACAATTCCCAGAGCCCAGTTGAGATCTGTATTTTCAATGTTTACTGGGGCAAATGAATAAAACATTTTTTCACCGGTCTCTTTATTCCGGCCGGAAAACGAATATATTTCGTTTTTACCGATATGGTTCAATATTTTTGAATTGATCCTATCCTCAAAATTTAAGTTTTTTAATGTGGGATTTTGACTGTTACCGTCTGAACAGATAATGTTTTTCCCACTGTTGCTGACCAGAAACGCTGAAGCCCCTTTGGGTATGGATGTATTATGAAACAATTCCTGCAGTTTGCCGAGATTTATATCGCAGGCAACGGCTCCCAGAAATTTATTATGGTCAATGATGGGATAGATGATGCTGGTTTGAATGATTTCATCTTTTTTACTTCCTGAATAAGAGTAGATATAGGGTTCTATGATGGTTTCCTGTTTCTCTTTCCCCGAGGTTAAATAAAAACTCAGGAATTGCCCATTTTTAGATGTATCCAGGTAGTTTTTTCCGGAATATATTTGTCCATTATGTTTATAATAGGCTTCTGCAACATTGGGCTTGTTTGGGGCCTTTGCTTCCCATATTGACCAGACCGCCATCAAGTCGTCATTTTTTTGTAAGGTATTTAACAGGAATTCACCCGGGTTTAAACGTTTTGAAGCCGGAAAGGAACCGTATGTTTCATAAATTTGTCCCAAAGAACGCGTAGTTTCCATATATCTGTTTAGCCTGGAGGTAAATGTAGAGGCTAAGTCCCTGCTAAATGAATTCGAAAAACGGTTTGTGTCTTTTACAGCCATTTTGTATACCGGCAGGCAGATCATTATAAAAGTTGCAATGTATATTGTGAGGATGCAGACAAGTATTTTGGCTTTTATGGATAAATGTATGTTCATGATATTTGTTAATTAGTCTTGGCGAAATTTATAAAATTATTACAACTATTTATGACTACTCCTGCTGTTTTATATCAACTAACTTGTCAGTTTCCTTAGGTTTTTTGCGATTTATTTCATAATATGCATCATATTAAGGAATTGTCCAGGATGAAATTATTCAACTATCATATTTTATCCTTTTTGATTCTATTGTTTATTGCTGTGGAAGGAAACAGCAATTCACTTTCAGAAAAAGGGATCAGGCAGAAGGATACAGGGAGTTCAGTATCCGCTGATTCAACTTGTGATGGTTTATTTGAAAACAGCAAGATTTTTGAAATTAATTTAGAAGTTGATCTGGATTCACTGATTAAGGATGTGGGTGAAAATCCCGTTTATCATAAGGGAATTTTGTCCTATACCGGGGAACATGGCGAAAATGTGAGTTTAAATGTTGAATTATCTACCAGGGGAAAATTCAGGAAAAACCCGCATTATTGCGATTTCCCTCCTCTTAAAATAGTTTTTGATACTGTCCAGACTTTTAAAACTTATTTTGAGCACCTTAATGAACTTAAAATTGTAACCCATTGTCAAACTTTTGATGAACGTTATGAACAGTATCTTTTACAGGAATATCTGATCTATAGGTTGTATGGGTTGATCACCGATATCAGCTATAAAGTCCGTTTGTTGCATATTAATTACATTCCGACCCGGAATAGAAAAGATACTTTAAGCCGTTTTGCTTTTTTTATTGAAGATTTAAAATGCCTGGCCGCCAGAGTCGGAGGGAGAACGATAAAATTAAACTATATCAAAAATTATATTGCTAATTTGAATGCACCTTTCAGGCTTTCTTTGTTCCAATATATGATTTTAAATCAGGATTGGTCGGTAACCTTGCCCCATAATATTTCATTCGTCTGGATTGCTTCACAAAAACTTCCCGTTCCTGTTCCTTTCGATTTTGATTATGCGGGAATCATCAACATTCCTTATGATATTCCCCGTGCTCCTTCCGATACGGATACAATTCCCCGGAGAAAGTATATAGGTATAAACCCTGGAAGAAGAGAACGCCGGGCAGAAGTTGCTTTTTTTGATGGGAAGAAGGAGGATATTTTTGATTTATGCAGGAATTTTCCTTCCCTTAATCAATATTACCGGGAGAAAACCATAAAAAGTATTGATGAATTTTATGAAATCATCCACAACAGGCGAAAATTGAAAAAAGCCCTGCATAATAAAAAATTCTAAGGGATTATTGATTTTAGCAATAAAGATTTCCCCTTATTCCTTATTCAATTTGCTTTTCCTTATGCTGTATGCAAAATAAATAACCAGCCCCACGGCTAACCATACCACAAAGCGCATCCAGTTGGTGATTCCCAGTTCGGTCATCAGGTAAAGATTGATCAGCAATCCGATGACCGGGATTAGGGAATATTTTCGGATTATAGATAGGACTGCCACAATTGCGGCGATAATTATAAAAGACAGCAGAGGGATTTTATGCTGGGTGATGCTCCAGAAGGTTTTACCCTGGGGTATGTCCGTAAAATCAAAAAAACGGATAAAAGCATCATGATTGTATATATACATAATCACAAAACCTGCCACATAGAGTAATGGGATGATCCATGCTGAATTGACATAAGGTATCCTGAACTTACCTTTCATTTGGTTTCCTGAGGCATCCAGATGCAATACTCCGGCGCAGACAAGCACAAAAGCAAAGAGCGTACCGATGCTGGTCAGGTCGGTTACTTCGGTAATGTTCAAAAACAGGGAGGGTACGGCTACAACAATACCGGTAAGTACAGTCGAAAAAGCAGGGGTATGAAATCTGGGATGGATTTTTCCGAAACGTTTGGGCAGCAGTCCGTCACGGCTCATGCTCATCCAGATACGGGGCTGTCCGACCTGGAAAACAAGTAAAACTCCGGTCATTGCTATAATAGCCCCCATGGCAACGATTCCCGATATCCAGGAAAGATGTAATTTTTGAAAAACAAAGGACAGAGGATCACCTACTGATAGTTCCTTATAACTGACCATTCCAGTCAGAACCAGTGAAATCAATATATACAGCAGGGTGCAAATGATTAAGGAATAAATCATAGCCCGTGGCAAATCCCGCTGGGGATTTTTGCATTCTTCGGCAGTGGATGAGATGGCATCGAAACCGATATAAGCGAAAAATACGGCTGATACACTTTTGAGCACTCCCCCCAATCCATTGGGTGCAAAAGGTTTCCAGTTTGATGGCTTTACATAAAATATACCTGCGCCGATAACCATCAGGATGACTATAAGTTTAATAAGCACCATAATGTTCCCTGCAATTTTACTCTCGCGGATGCCCAAGAATACAATAATTGTGACCACCACAACAATGGTAAAGGCAGGTATGTCGGCCACCAGATGGATATTCCCAATAACCGGAGCATCCGTCCAGGCCTTATAGGCATCCTGCATATAAGACGGGAGTTGATTGAAAAGTGCACCCTGATGTAAAAGTTCAAGGGCTGCCTTATGTCCTTTCAGGGCAGAGTAATAATCCATACTCAGAAAATCAGGGAAATGTATGCCGGTATTGCTGAGAAAAGAGGTAAAGTAATCAGACCATGAGATGGCCACGGCAATATTTCCTACTGCATATTCCATCAAAAGGTCCCAACCGATAATCCAGGCTATTATTTCACCCAACGAAGCATAAGCATAAGTATAAGCACTTCCGCTGATGGGAATTGAGGATGCAAAAGCAGCATAGCACATGGCTGAAAAAGCACAGGCTATGGCCGTAAAAACAAACATCAGGCTGACAGCAGGCCCACCGTTAAAACTGGCATTACCGATAGTTCCAAATATCCCTGCTCCAATAATTGCTGCTATTGCCAACGCGGTTAAATCAGTAACCGTCAAATACCTTGACAATGTTGCCTGTCCCTTTTCAGCTTCCTTCGAATCCTTAAAAATCGCCTCAATTGATTTTCTGCGGAAAAGATTTTTAAAGTTCATCCTGGATTTTATTTTTTCCATTATTTCCTTTATCCATTGTTCTCGTTTTTGTATTTCTAGTGCGGGTGCAAATTTATAAATATGACCTTGGTATTACTTAAAATTTTGAAAAGAAAAATGTAATAAAAGTTATATAAGCATTGATCCTTTTTTAGAAGCAAAATTGTGCAATTGGGATGATTATGAAGAAGTTAAATTTTGTAAATATTTTATAACAAGTTTGTAAAAAGAAAGTATTTCAAGACTTTGGATAAAAAAGTAACTTTGAAAATCTGTTTTTTATGATTTTCTCATAGGATTTTTTTTCATCAACTTGTATAAATTACCATATTATTACTATTTTGAAGGACATAAGAATAAAGTAGTTTCGTTCAATAAGTAGGTTGTTAATTGTTTATTTTGCTTTTTTGCTATATTGGGCATTCGAACAGTAGGTTTTAATATATGGTTGTTTTAACCGGCTTATATATCGGAGAAAACAATATAAATGGAAATTACATCCGGAAATAACTTAGAAATTTTATTCAATAAAAATTAGAGTATTTTATGAATCAAAAGAGTTCTGCATTAGCCTTGGGAACTGATAACGTGTGGAAATTGCTTCTACAATATGCTGTTCCGTCAATTATAGCAATGACCGCTTCGTCATTATATAATATAATTGACAGCATATTCATTGGACATGGAGTTGGAGCATTAGCTATCGCAGGATTGGCAATTACTTTTCCGTTGATGAATCTTTCAGCCGCCTTTGGGTCGATGGTTGGAGTAGGCGCATCAGCATTAATGTCATTGCGGTTGGGACAAAAGGATTATTCAACGGCTACTCATATTTTAGGTAATGTTTTAACCCTTAATACAATTTTTGGAATTGGGTATTCCGTTCTGGTTCTTTTATTTCTTGATCCGGTATTGCGCTTTTTTGGTGCCAGCAACGCTACGCTTCCTTATGCCCATGATTATATGTTTATTATTTTGCTGGGTAACGTTGTTACGCACATGTATTTGGGTTTAAATTCCTTATTAAGGGCATCCGGCAGTCCTCAGAAATCCATGTCCCTAATGATTGGTTCGGTCATTATTAATTCCATTTTGGCACCTGTATTTATTTTCGGGTTTAAATGGGGTATCAGGGGGGCTGCCATGGCAACGGTATTTGCACAGATAGCCATGTTGGCATGGCAAATTCAAATTTTTGCTAAAAAATCAAACTTGATTCATTTTCAAAAAGGGACGTTTCAATTAAAACCCAAGATAGTTTCTGATACTATGGCTATTGGCATTTCTCCATTTTTGATGAATTCCGTTTCGTGCGTTATCGTGATTTTTATAAACCAGGAACTTATCCGTTATGGTAGCGATTTGCACGTCGGGGCTTATGGGATAATTAACCGGGTAGCTTTTCTTTTTGCTATGGTGGTGATGGGATTAAACCAGGGAATGCAACCTATTGCGGGTTATAATTTTGGGGCTAACCAAATTGATAGGGTTAATAAGGTTTTAAAATATACCCTTATGCTGGCAACTGTTGTCATGACGTTGGGTTTTTTGCTGAGTGAACTGATTCCGCATGAAGTGGCCTCATTATTTACCGAAGATAAAACATTGA encodes the following:
- a CDS encoding TonB-dependent receptor, whose amino-acid sequence is MSAFKHILLIVVLAVFRVNVGYGQHTALIFGTITDINHQPLSSVTVKIEGEIAGTTTDRNGSFRLLVPDLRPVIVVFSCVGYRTEKLKLFLNPNSRLMLNFSLSVAEKTLDEVLISGHNDPAGNWVRVGTKSFDLIPNPSGNIEELLKTMPGVASNNELSSQYSVRGGNFDENLVYVNDVEVYRPYLVHSGQQEGLSFVNSDMVSSVKFSAGGFDASYGDKMSSVLDVNYKRPTAFGGSVLAGLLGGAVHLEGLTKNNRLSYNIGLRYKSNQYLLNSLPVQGDYKPSFSDFQTFLTYRFSRSFNLEFLGNYSGNTYHFIPQSRNTTFGTYLNPLNLKMYYDGQEIDNYNLAMGALTANYHPDKRIFLKFILSANSSNEKESYDVQAQYWLNELDNTSGSITYGDSTMNLGMGSFLTHARNRFNLHFLSFSQLGSFGRSGNMIKWGFRCQSERVNDKMNEWEMVDSAGYSLPYDGNLLVLERSVKADNTYHTIRTSGYVLHNLWLKVGDAKIVTNIGLRASYWDFNHEFLLSPRAAISIVPKWERQVLFRFSSGCYFQPPYYRELRNRNGEVNYNIKAQRSVHFLAGCDYYLKINERPFILTAEAYYKKLSMLIPYTTDNLRTEYSALNNATGYTTGLDLRLYGEFVEGVESWASLSLMRSMEDIKGDYYMDATGHKVDIGSYPRPTDQLLNLSMFFQDYLPDNPSFKVFLTLFFGSPLPSTNPTSDRYDQIFRMPSYKRVDIGFSKMVTDENSRNKGITLFKAIKSIWLSAEIFNLLGVNNTVSNMWIKAVSNQQGISGEYAVPNYLTSRRLNLKVQIKF
- a CDS encoding MATE family efflux transporter yields the protein MNQKSSALALGTDNVWKLLLQYAVPSIIAMTASSLYNIIDSIFIGHGVGALAIAGLAITFPLMNLSAAFGSMVGVGASALMSLRLGQKDYSTATHILGNVLTLNTIFGIGYSVLVLLFLDPVLRFFGASNATLPYAHDYMFIILLGNVVTHMYLGLNSLLRASGSPQKSMSLMIGSVIINSILAPVFIFGFKWGIRGAAMATVFAQIAMLAWQIQIFAKKSNLIHFQKGTFQLKPKIVSDTMAIGISPFLMNSVSCVIVIFINQELIRYGSDLHVGAYGIINRVAFLFAMVVMGLNQGMQPIAGYNFGANQIDRVNKVLKYTLMLATVVMTLGFLLSELIPHEVASLFTEDKTLTQYAVAGLRIVFMFCPLVSIQMVTANFFQSIGMAKKSIFMSLSRQLIFLLPGLILLPHFYGVKGVWYSLPVADAFSCIVASYMLVVVYRKSVVKH
- a CDS encoding secondary thiamine-phosphate synthase enzyme YjbQ, whose protein sequence is MTKQYGLTLPEYRRGFHLITDSIEKTLEELPEQGLLNIFIKHTSAALAINENADPSVRTDFESFTNQMIPEYTSFFSHTLEGSDDMPAHLKSSIFGQSINIPVSNHRLNLGIWQGIYLCEFRNHGGNRQLVLTVIS
- a CDS encoding PAS domain-containing protein, with the protein product MNIHLSIKAKILVCILTIYIATFIMICLPVYKMAVKDTNRFSNSFSRDLASTFTSRLNRYMETTRSLGQIYETYGSFPASKRLNPGEFLLNTLQKNDDLMAVWSIWEAKAPNKPNVAEAYYKHNGQIYSGKNYLDTSKNGQFLSFYLTSGKEKQETIIEPYIYSYSGSKKDEIIQTSIIYPIIDHNKFLGAVACDINLGKLQELFHNTSIPKGASAFLVSNSGKNIICSDGNSQNPTLKNLNFEDRINSKILNHIGKNEIYSFSGRNKETGEKMFYSFAPVNIENTDLNWALGIVIPQKTVKAETFKAFNQTLLIGLAGLIILILFAWNISEYITKTLGRITLVLKKMSLGDIDFTPSPLKTHQNDILAEIETSVYKLHEGLNNTTQFAKEIGKGNFKFRYELLSEKDALGTSLLEMRDNLLEAQKHEQERINEDQKRNWANNGIAKFSEILRQNNDKLKVLSFDLIENLVKYLKANQGGLFIINDNEPNDIFIEMTACLAYDREKYHQKRIELGEGLIGRCVQEAETIYLTEIPEDYIEITSGLGGDNPRCLLLVPLKVDKKVFGVIEIASFIAMEPYQVQFIEKLGENIASTLSNVKINTNTQILLAKFQQQTEEMTAQEEELRQNLEELQSTQEEMDRIKKEENEKTKSMMQAMEENRKLLFDIIDKIPGRIVLKDASGKLVILNSAFAKVFNKKVDALIGKNNFDIYPQEIATKYFEKDREILEKGPQFYLQEEKNQDGTVHFMQTTRMPFYIANLKQNGILSIQIDVTEIKNMEIELSRKNEVLVKAQNELNKEKYLMDALMNNIPDSIYFKDEMSRFILVSKAMMDKFNTENPNILIGKSDFDFFAKEHAQRAYDDEQKIIKTGKPLIDVIEKETWTDGSLSWVSTTKMPLLNEKNDTVGTFGISRNITKLMKMELLAEQQKKMVDLLSKNIPLIFYEVDPQGKFVEFRGAGLTRMSLTEKDILGKNIFEIYPQSADQIHNSNGEDVCITFNSTGLKENKKWQFKHYLFNNKVVNGGFIGFAYEMED
- a CDS encoding amino acid permease, producing MEKIKSRMNFKNLFRRKSIEAIFKDSKEAEKGQATLSRYLTVTDLTALAIAAIIGAGIFGTIGNASFNGGPAVSLMFVFTAIACAFSAMCYAAFASSIPISGSAYTYAYASLGEIIAWIIGWDLLMEYAVGNIAVAISWSDYFTSFLSNTGIHFPDFLSMDYYSALKGHKAALELLHQGALFNQLPSYMQDAYKAWTDAPVIGNIHLVADIPAFTIVVVVTIIVFLGIRESKIAGNIMVLIKLIVILMVIGAGIFYVKPSNWKPFAPNGLGGVLKSVSAVFFAYIGFDAISSTAEECKNPQRDLPRAMIYSLIICTLLYILISLVLTGMVSYKELSVGDPLSFVFQKLHLSWISGIVAMGAIIAMTGVLLVFQVGQPRIWMSMSRDGLLPKRFGKIHPRFHTPAFSTVLTGIVVAVPSLFLNITEVTDLTSIGTLFAFVLVCAGVLHLDASGNQMKGKFRIPYVNSAWIIPLLYVAGFVIMYIYNHDAFIRFFDFTDIPQGKTFWSITQHKIPLLSFIIIAAIVAVLSIIRKYSLIPVIGLLINLYLMTELGITNWMRFVVWLAVGLVIYFAYSIRKSKLNKE